One stretch of Juglans microcarpa x Juglans regia isolate MS1-56 chromosome 3D, Jm3101_v1.0, whole genome shotgun sequence DNA includes these proteins:
- the LOC121255698 gene encoding F-box/LRR-repeat protein 10-like isoform X2 — MPGSKALILMFDVSFDAQVWALASEKLTSLEIDYIPSETVIEMVSPNLGPHQSPNHVRPSILSNIQKLCLSVDHITDTMVGTISQGLVSLTHLDLSDAPLTEPEIGLDLTNYGLQQLNQYGKLRRLSLVRRQEFIVTYFRRVNDLGVLFMADKCAKMESICLGGFCRVTDTGFKTILHSCSRLHKLQVSLGTQLTDLVFHDISATSLSLIHVSLIFCNLLTNRAVMNLVSNKDLRILDLRNCKNLGDEALRAISTLPQLKTLLLDGSDISDVGLTYLRPGVIGSLVRLSIRGCRRLTDKCISALFDGSCRMKLRELDLSNIPNLSDYGILLLARSRVPFSELRMQFCPLVGDTAVMALASMQVYEDRWHGSSLRLLDLYECGGITQLAFRWLKKPYFPRLRWLGVRGSVNRDLVDALARNRPYLHVECHGGKLGANRWDCSDGSHVLDYDEAYDYEEVDELEQWLLEGEIEHDDEEMGDAENNAEPME; from the coding sequence GCACTGATCCTGATGTTTGATGTTTCGTTTGATGCTCAAGTTTGGGCtttggcatctgaaaaactCACTTCTCTTGAGATCGACTACATTCCTTCAGAAACAGTGATTGAGATGGTTAGCCCAAATTTGGGACCCCATCAGTCACCAAATCATGTTCGACCATCCATATTGTCAAACATTCAGAAATTGTGCCTATCAGTAGACCATATAACCGACACTATGGTTGGTACAATATCTCAAGGTCTAGTCTCCTTGACCCATTTGGATCTTTCAGATGCACCATTAACTGAACCAGAAATCGGACTTGACTTGACCAACTATGGCCTTCAACAACTCAATCAATATGGGAAACTGAGACGTCTCTCATTGGTTCGACGCCAGGAGTTCATTGTTACCTATTTTAGACGAGTCAATGATCTTGGAGTCCTCTTCATGGCTGATAAATGTGCAAAGATGGAAAGCATATGTCTTGGTGGCTTTTGTCGAGTTACCGACACAGGTTTCAAAACAATCTTGCATTCATGCTCTAGGCTACACAAGCTTCAGGTGTCTCTGGGGACCCAGTTAACTGATCTAGTTTTTCATGATATCTCTGCAACTTCCCTTTCTTTGATACATGTTAGCTTGATATTTTGCAATCTTTTAACCAATCGGGCAGTCATGAATTTGGTATCCAACAAGGATCTAAGAATTCTTGACCTGAGAAATTGCAAAAACCTTGGGGATGAAGCACTTCGAGCCATCAGCACTCTTCCTCAATTGAAGACTTTGCTGTTGGATGGCTCAGATATAAGTGATGTGGGATTGACATATTTAAGACCGGGGGTTATTGGTTCACTTGTTAGATTGTCCATTCGAGGGTGCAGGCGACTCACTGATAAATGTATTTCAGCATTATTTGATGGTTCTTGTAGGATGAAGTTGCGAGAATTGGACCTATCAAATATTCCTAACCTTTCTGATTACGGAATTTTGCTACTGGCAAGAAGTCGGGTTCCATTCTCTGAACTTCGGATGCAGTTTTGCCCACTCGTTGGCGACACAGCTGTCATGGCATTAGCCTCGATGCAGGTTTATGAGGACCGATGGCATGGTAGTAGCTTGAGGTTGCTGGATCTATATGAATGTGGTGGCATCACACAACTTGCATTCCGTTGGTTGAAGAAACCGTACTTTCCAAGGCTGAGATGGCTGGGCGTCAGGGGAAGTGTTAATAGGGATTTGGTAGATGCTTTAGCTAGGAATAGACCATATTTGCATGTGGAATGCCATGGTGGCAAATTGGGGGCTAATCGATGGGATTGCTCCGATGGTTCACACGTGCTTGACTATGATGAGGCGTATGACTATGAGGAGGTGGACGAACTCGAACAGTGGCTTCTCGAAGGCGAGATTGAGCATGATGATGAAGAGATGGGGGATGCTGAGAACAATGCTGAACCGATGGAATAA